In bacterium, a single window of DNA contains:
- the pulA gene encoding type I pullulanase, which produces MIQLTTSCSCLTIHYHRYDGCYDDWYLWMWLEGRHGALFEFVGHDDYGVFSRIDCQKLGSSARVGILIKKSRDRWDRGKEETRFIEIARPIPTEIWLLENDPNIYYVPPEIKINVVAAFADDPRTIIVNLSAPIVSDEKGELKAVSFSLRERGGTIFPISTVRNTNLLGQKTSFNPRKDGYEILENGAVHFIYDPSSQGDPAEERLEGPRSIFVLGNHNNWQHGEGDPRWKMWWNEQERYYELIVYGFPHDGSIQFKFKETLDNPDHGWVPGIADPPLLLLGLQTRKLAIELEKDLDIRQEYYLDKDKKVIPRKILAEPRFFYDGNNLGVTYSPEATTFKVFAPMAEAVSVLLYPDLWSDQASEVPMTGDLSGRWISQTNGIFSVTVPGDLKGQYYTFRLTCYGKLSEVMDPYCRCACSQTRGILTVPEHAPSSDRGVSYTPQALFFHFPFTDVQQMRVMLFRSFDDRTGIEVPLTRDEHGVFQGSHAGDWKDAFYMLRLTDQEGREKEIVDPWAEMIAVGPSRGKIVDFEEINRQLRWEEDHRPAFREVIPEDGFIKPEDAVIYELHLRELTIAANSGVKNKGLYTGLAETGTRGPEQVRTGLDHLLELGVTHVQIMPVMSFTSWIGREQFQQFPHYNWGYMPTLFFSPEAATYASNAADETAIRELKQMIKDMHKSGLRVIMDVVYNHYDSRAPFDQVVPYYYHRMDEEGKISNGSGTGNEFNTTYPMARKLLLDSVKFWIQEYHIDGFRFDLMGLIDVETMTRVAAELHAIHPTILIYGEPWAAGPSPLAVINEKGRQKGRGYGVFNDHFRNAIKGSPNGPDPSFIQGHSSIDIAASICRGLRGSIEDFAQDPDETINYVTCHDDLVLRDKLELSANMDENSRKRMVKLAGLLVLLAQGIPFLYCGMDLYRTKQHIANTYNQPDSINRIDWHLKTIHADIFHYLKGVITLRKQHPAFRLGNAERIYSRVQATAPVPEQIVYSIDGSGLSGESWSKILVLINGSTSGAATFLLPEGKWRDVRLDSGVPQEGEIASVSLVVAPASAVVLHSEESS; this is translated from the coding sequence ATGATCCAACTAACCACCTCCTGTTCCTGCTTGACTATCCATTACCACCGCTACGATGGCTGTTATGATGACTGGTATCTGTGGATGTGGCTGGAAGGCAGGCACGGAGCTCTGTTCGAATTTGTGGGGCATGATGACTATGGTGTTTTCAGCCGCATAGACTGCCAGAAGCTGGGGAGCTCAGCCAGGGTGGGCATTTTGATTAAAAAGAGCAGGGACCGGTGGGATAGAGGAAAAGAAGAAACCAGATTCATTGAGATCGCCAGACCGATACCGACGGAGATCTGGCTGCTGGAAAATGACCCGAATATCTATTATGTGCCTCCCGAAATCAAAATCAATGTTGTCGCTGCCTTTGCCGATGATCCAAGAACCATTATCGTCAATCTCTCGGCCCCGATAGTCTCGGATGAAAAGGGGGAGTTGAAGGCTGTATCGTTTTCTCTGCGTGAGCGGGGAGGGACGATCTTTCCTATCTCTACGGTCAGGAACACAAACCTCCTTGGTCAGAAAACCTCGTTTAATCCGCGGAAAGATGGCTATGAGATCCTGGAAAATGGAGCAGTGCACTTTATCTATGATCCATCTTCTCAGGGAGACCCGGCAGAGGAGCGGCTCGAAGGTCCGAGGAGCATTTTTGTTCTGGGCAATCATAATAACTGGCAGCATGGTGAAGGAGACCCGCGATGGAAGATGTGGTGGAATGAGCAGGAAAGATATTATGAACTGATCGTTTACGGATTTCCCCATGATGGCTCCATCCAGTTCAAATTTAAAGAGACACTCGATAACCCGGACCACGGCTGGGTGCCGGGAATAGCTGATCCCCCCCTGCTCCTCCTGGGTCTCCAGACCAGAAAATTAGCCATTGAGCTGGAGAAGGACCTGGATATCCGCCAGGAGTATTATCTGGACAAGGATAAAAAGGTCATCCCCAGGAAGATTCTGGCCGAACCCCGGTTCTTTTATGACGGTAATAACCTTGGTGTTACGTATAGTCCGGAGGCTACTACCTTCAAGGTCTTCGCTCCCATGGCCGAAGCCGTTTCAGTGCTCCTGTACCCGGACCTGTGGTCCGATCAGGCCAGTGAGGTGCCTATGACCGGCGACCTGAGCGGCAGGTGGATTTCGCAGACAAACGGGATCTTCAGCGTGACCGTGCCGGGAGATCTGAAAGGGCAGTACTATACTTTCCGTCTGACCTGCTACGGAAAACTGTCCGAGGTCATGGATCCCTATTGCCGCTGTGCCTGCTCACAGACCAGAGGAATTCTGACCGTTCCGGAGCATGCACCTTCATCCGACCGGGGTGTGTCATATACCCCGCAGGCGCTGTTCTTCCATTTCCCTTTTACTGACGTACAACAGATGCGGGTCATGCTCTTCAGGTCATTTGATGACCGCACGGGAATTGAAGTTCCCCTGACCAGGGACGAGCATGGCGTCTTTCAGGGGAGCCATGCCGGAGACTGGAAGGATGCCTTTTATATGCTTCGTTTGACTGACCAGGAAGGCAGAGAAAAAGAAATCGTTGATCCCTGGGCTGAGATGATTGCTGTCGGGCCGTCGCGGGGGAAAATTGTCGACTTTGAGGAAATCAACCGGCAGCTCAGATGGGAAGAGGACCACCGGCCTGCGTTCCGGGAGGTAATACCGGAAGACGGATTTATCAAACCGGAGGATGCCGTCATTTATGAGCTTCACCTGCGGGAGCTTACCATTGCCGCCAACTCAGGGGTAAAGAACAAGGGGCTGTATACCGGACTTGCCGAAACCGGGACCAGGGGACCGGAGCAGGTCAGAACAGGGCTTGACCATCTGCTTGAGCTGGGAGTGACCCATGTCCAGATCATGCCCGTCATGAGCTTCACCAGTTGGATAGGCCGGGAGCAGTTTCAACAGTTTCCCCATTATAACTGGGGTTATATGCCGACCCTTTTTTTCTCGCCTGAGGCGGCAACCTATGCCAGTAATGCGGCCGATGAAACCGCAATCAGAGAGCTTAAGCAGATGATCAAGGATATGCATAAATCCGGCCTTCGGGTCATTATGGATGTTGTCTATAATCACTACGACAGCCGGGCTCCCTTCGATCAGGTTGTGCCCTACTATTATCACCGGATGGACGAAGAAGGAAAAATCTCCAACGGCTCCGGGACAGGGAATGAATTTAACACGACCTATCCCATGGCCCGGAAGCTGTTACTCGACTCGGTGAAATTCTGGATCCAGGAATACCACATTGACGGTTTTCGCTTCGACCTCATGGGCCTGATCGATGTTGAAACCATGACCAGGGTTGCGGCGGAGTTGCACGCCATTCATCCGACTATCCTGATCTACGGGGAACCCTGGGCCGCCGGGCCATCTCCTCTTGCGGTGATCAACGAGAAGGGGAGGCAAAAAGGCCGGGGTTACGGGGTGTTCAACGACCATTTTCGCAATGCCATCAAGGGGTCGCCAAATGGTCCGGACCCATCCTTCATTCAGGGGCATTCCTCCATCGATATCGCCGCCTCCATCTGCCGGGGATTACGGGGATCGATCGAGGATTTTGCCCAGGATCCCGATGAAACCATCAATTATGTCACCTGTCACGATGATCTGGTGCTGAGGGATAAACTTGAACTATCGGCCAATATGGATGAAAACAGCCGCAAGAGGATGGTCAAACTGGCGGGTTTGCTGGTCCTTCTTGCCCAGGGCATCCCTTTTCTTTACTGCGGCATGGACCTCTATCGCACCAAGCAGCATATCGCCAATACTTACAATCAGCCTGATTCGATCAACCGGATCGACTGGCACCTCAAGACCATCCATGCTGATATTTTCCACTACCTCAAGGGGGTCATCACCCTTCGCAAGCAGCATCCGGCCTTCCGGCTGGGCAATGCCGAAAGGATCTACAGCCGGGTGCAGGCCACTGCTCCGGTTCCTGAGCAAATCGTCTATTCCATCGACGGCAGCGGCCTGAGCGGGGAATCCTGGTCAAAGATTCTGGTCCTGATAAACGGAAGCACGAGCGGGGCAGCCACCTTCCTCCTGCCCGAAGGAAAGTGGAGGGATGTCCGCCTCGACAGCGGCGTGCCACAGGAGGGAGAAATCGCTTCCGTCTCCCTGGTCGTTGCACCTGCCAGCGCAGTAGTGCTTCACAGTGAGGAAAGTTCTTGA
- a CDS encoding diadenylate cyclase: MNFKLLDLIDILLITFIAYQLYSLFHKTKAFRILIGLMGLGGIYTLVRSCGLFLSTWVFQVFWQVLIVLIIIVFQPEIREVLERVNPLNLLPEKKGVAHDPSMVETISQAVFRMAGERTGAIIVFQQKDDLQHLIRDGIAFNGEISEPILLSIFQKSSPIHDGAILIDGDRIRLVSGFLPMTEKANLPTRYGSRHRASLGLSEQCDAFIVVVSEERGHVSTVQYGQIKRVPDAKILSTLIVEHLTQKRKKEKLSVQDFISRTILDHWPRKVAAFCLVFFFWALLAGQQNYSLDMIVPIEYKNVPANMELTSPPKKAKIFIKGTRKLVASLKSEDLRVDLNVALAQWGRRTFYLSREDISLPAGIQLEYIDPTSVRLDFRVKSVASDQ, encoded by the coding sequence GACATTTTATTGATTACCTTTATTGCCTATCAGTTATACAGTCTGTTCCACAAAACCAAAGCTTTCCGGATTCTCATCGGCTTAATGGGCCTTGGGGGAATTTACACCCTGGTGAGATCCTGCGGGCTTTTTCTCTCCACCTGGGTCTTTCAGGTTTTCTGGCAGGTATTGATCGTTCTGATCATCATCGTTTTCCAGCCCGAAATCCGCGAGGTACTGGAGCGGGTCAATCCGCTGAACCTGCTGCCGGAAAAAAAGGGTGTAGCCCATGATCCCTCCATGGTCGAAACCATCAGCCAGGCTGTCTTCCGGATGGCCGGAGAGAGGACGGGTGCGATCATCGTGTTTCAGCAAAAAGATGATTTGCAGCACCTGATCCGGGATGGAATTGCCTTCAACGGAGAAATCAGCGAGCCCATTTTGCTGAGCATCTTCCAGAAATCCTCTCCCATCCATGATGGAGCCATCCTCATCGATGGAGACCGGATCAGACTGGTGTCCGGATTCCTGCCCATGACGGAAAAAGCCAACCTGCCCACCCGGTACGGCTCACGGCACCGGGCCTCTCTGGGGCTGTCAGAGCAGTGCGATGCGTTTATCGTTGTTGTTTCCGAGGAAAGGGGGCATGTATCCACAGTTCAATACGGCCAGATAAAAAGAGTTCCGGACGCCAAAATCCTGAGCACCCTGATTGTCGAGCATCTGACCCAAAAAAGAAAGAAGGAGAAACTGTCAGTCCAGGATTTCATCTCCCGGACAATTCTGGACCACTGGCCCAGGAAAGTGGCTGCCTTCTGCCTGGTTTTTTTCTTCTGGGCCCTCCTGGCCGGGCAGCAGAACTACTCTCTCGATATGATCGTGCCCATCGAGTATAAAAACGTCCCTGCCAATATGGAATTGACCTCTCCTCCCAAAAAGGCCAAAATATTCATCAAAGGCACCCGCAAACTGGTTGCCTCACTGAAATCTGAGGACCTTCGGGTCGATTTAAACGTCGCCCTGGCCCAATGGGGAAGGCGCACTTTTTATCTGTCCAGAGAGGATATCAGCCTGCCTGCCGGCATCCAACTGGAATACATCGACCCGACATCGGTCCGGCTGGATTTTCGAGTTAAATCAGTGGCCAGTGATCAGTGA